One Pomacea canaliculata isolate SZHN2017 linkage group LG1, ASM307304v1, whole genome shotgun sequence genomic window, caaaataaatgacagtcATATATCTGACTATTCATTCGAAAAACATgataaatcttttttattttataactggAATGATTGATGCTAACTTAAGATAATCAAAAAACGAGCTATTTTAACTAAGAAAAGCTCGAAACATTTTGAAGCAAAAGtaagtaaaattttattcaGATATTTAAGACTAAAACAGAGGAATGCTAGACTGCATTACTGTTTTCAGTATGGCAGTCATACTaagttttgtttatcttttagGGGGGAGGGGTCAGTGGGGAATAGGTGTGTTTCTTGAAAACCACGCTGTTGTTTTTCTAGCTTCACAGGGATTTAGCTCATGTTTTGTCACTGTTTGCAGTGTTGAAATGCTTTGAGTTAAAATGACATGTTTTCTGGATCATACTTTGCTTAAGTtggtttttaaacaaaaaatgtatagtATTATAGGCTTTCTAGTGCTTAAAAAGTtcactatttaatgtttgttttgcataaaaatgttCCATGCAGACTGTTGCTGACATTCCactttttcatactttttttttctttatgtatgTTCTTATTTAAAGCTTTGTGATTTATTTGCTTCTTGCAAATGCTCAGTAAAAAGCGTTTCAGCTTATTGTTTATgagtttacatttttctgtggtCAGTGGCTTGGTTGAGTAGAATGAACCTGATTCTTATAAATATTACTAAAACCAAACATAGAAAATGCACCAATCAACAAGTCAATGGATATGTAAAGTATTGTCAGCTTTATAGACAATAGTTCTACAAAAGtacataaattttttaaatggttcaTGCTGTCCCATGGAAAGAGATTATAAGACCATTCAGCTATCAGATTTCCAttcttttactttcaatttttaaataaaaatacttgtcAATAAGGGTCAGCACTcagtcattaaaacaaaatatgtccACCATCTTCACAAAAGTTATatctttaatattaaaaaacctattatttctccccttttttcaaaaggtaATCCCACAGGTTCTCTGAagttcaaaacaataaaattctatCCAACAATTTATCTCTCTGCCTTCCCTACAAAATTTCTTCCTAGAAGGAATATCTCTGAAGAATCTTGTCGACTAGCACTGGGCTTGACAACtttgacattttcaaataacTTTCCCATGGTTAGTTCAAGTTTACGCAATTCACTTCCTTGCCACAGCTTACATAACACATGTCCTCCAGGTTTAAGTACACGTCTACTAAATAGCAGCACAGAGTAACACAAGTCCACAATTATGTCATGATCCAAAGACTTCTGTCCTGAGGCACTTGGTGCCATGTCACTCATCACGACATCTGCCTGTCTTCCATTCAGAATGGTCAGAATTGTTTGTTGAGTTTCCTTGGAAGTAAAATCACTTTGATGGAGAACGTAAGCCCCTTCAATAGGCAGCATGTGTTGCAAGTCAATGCCAATTACAAGGCCCTCACCCTTGTACCCTGAAATGATggtgaaaataattaaaatggaATCTTAGATAAACAGTAGGACCTAATTCAGCTATATTGTAGTCTTTGCAATGcccagaaattttttttttatataataaaaccCTGATGAAGTGCATTTCAcataacaatgaaaacaaatttagagCAACAGTACATTATGACAGTGTACCGAGTTAAACTTCACTGGCTAAGAATGAATTCTtggctggaaaaaaatattccattcCTTCCATATCCCCCCTATAAGTTATAACCCTAACCTGGCTTCAAGTGATTTCTTCTTGCTCCCCAAGATTAAAACCTTTGAAAGACAACTGCTTTGGTATTGTAAACATCTATCAAACTGCAACCAAGACCAAACACCCTGACAGGTGACAATTTCAAGCACTAGTACCAACAATGGCTGAGGCATTGGgaatattatgtatatttataaggACCAAATTTTGAAGGTGATAATATTAAATTGTGAATTTTTGcaatgcacaattttttttaaaaattcattactTTCCAGACAGATCTTGAACCTTAATTTATTGCCTCAACTCATTCCCAAATCCCCATGTAatctgcatctctctctcactcatataTATCACTCATCCTTTCCAAGGTTCACACAAGCGCAAGCATTACATATCATCGATAGTTCAACTATGATTGAAAGGAAGGATGGACGGTAATTACTGTTTCATAGTGCCAAATAGCTTTGGCAATATCTTGCAGATAATTGGCTAAAAGATGACTAGTAATGTCAAAGCAAAGTATTGAAAGGAGGTAAAGTTTTTTAAAGTCCTCAATTCAACAAAAATCAGAGATGAAACCTaaagaaatttctgaaaaaaaagagtgaaatgtcaacaatataaataatcaaTGTAAAACCACTTAAAACCATTGAAAATAGATTTACAGCCCTGTGAAAAGCAAAAATAGTAATTGGAtagaatgaaacagaaaaatgaaatggaatgaaaataaagattagCTGAAAAGTGTCGTTGAAGTTGATCAAAAGTGAATCCATAGCAGAAACATAGTAGTCATACTCTGGACAAATTTAATCAACCGAATACATCGTATACTTTCAGCTGAAACGGGATTAAAGACTTGTTTTATAAGAAGATTCCACAAAATCTTCCCCGAAGTAGTAAAGGAAGCTGTAAAGGATGAATTTTGGAAGGTTGAAATGGAGGAAAGATACTCATTAGTATGACTCGGGTAAGCACTTCAAACTTTGAAATTGCCTAGTTGTGAATACGCTTGACTGCGGCGCCTACCATTTTTTGAAGCGTCGTAACAAACCCTCTCAACAGCAACTTGTGTCCATGACCCAGGTGATGCTCCACAGTCGATAACTGCTAATCCTGGCTGCAGCAGATGATATTTGTCATCTATTTCTATTAACTTGAAAGCGCTACGACATCGATAATTCTCTGTTTTTGCCCTTTTGACGTATGGATCATTAAGCTGCCGTTTTAACCATTCCTGGGAGCTAGTCGATTTACCTTTGAGGTTGTTTAGCTTGGTCTTGCGGTGAACACAACTAGAATGAAAACTACATCGGAAAACAGTGGTCGCGACCATTTTAATTCCAACACCCAAGTGCCTAACTCTCTCTAAGGAAGCCATTTTAGGTTTGGGAAGTTCGACTCCTAAATGGGTAAATCaagaataggaaaaaaatttatgtcAGTATTCATGAGGGTTATTttcgtttatatatataaaattgttgAAAGTATGTGATATGAAGGGTTCAGAAATGTAGTTACAAAATAACTTCTCATCTTATTCCTGTAAAAAGTCGACACGGGAGAGTTTTAATGAAATCTAACGGCCGTTACAATTGGAGAAAGTCGTTCAGCTTCAAGCAAAATTTATACATTATCTGTTCGTGCTTCTGAAGTTCTTAccagatatttaataaaattagcgttcggaaaaaaacattttttacacgATTTCCGTCGTCTACTAGATAAAAGTGATTATCTCGGGGAAAAAATAGCATGATGCAGTCAGTATGAATTCAGATCGCATACATTTTTTGCAGGAACATGTTGACAAATTGTTTTTGTGTGGAAATCGTAGACATTTTTTAGGTGAAAAGTATCAGTGCACCATGAATGTTGGAAACTTCGTAGTGTGAATAGAATATATGTCAAAAGTGCCACCCTAAGACTTAAATGATTGTAAGTCTCGACTGgccaatttttttcttcggtGATTACCCGattcaaacacaaaacatgcgaaaaaaattagaagttaATACATAAGCCCAATGTTAGCCTATATTTCATGAaacctttattcatccattgatttagtttcagtttctacaaagcaaaaataaagatgtaagcaAACGTTAATCCGACTGTACCAGAGGCTATTCTCGGCGACCTTCGCCTGCAAGTTCGTCATAGCACAGTGACCGTTGACATATGACCCTTCAAACCGCGTAACCAAAGAATAGCACTCGATCCTTCGTCTTACTATCATGTTAGTAACTGTAGCTTTCATTAATAAACGTCTTCATGCTTGAAAATTATGGAAAGCTTATCTGGATTAGTGCGTATTTTTTAAGTTCACTGGCGTTGGCTTTAGATTGGAGGGCAATGCGAAGCTGAAAGATTTGTATCTGAATCGTGTTCTGTGCCCAACAGTTATGTCTGCGCTCAGAGTTCATCGACATCTTTTGGCAGACTTTGCTCCTGCTATACGACTATTATCCTCATGGACCGGACGGTGGAACCATGTACGTCGAAGTTCAAAGCACCTTCACCGCACCTGCAGTACAGGTAGACTGTATAGAGAGCTGCAGTCAAATCATCATATCTTTCATGCaactacaaacatcatcatgaaTTAACTCAGGAAATTCCTGCCAGAACGACGTAGTGTATTCAGTACATGTTAAATACGTATTTCATTAATTCGAGGAACACGAAACAGTTAAATGATGCATAATTTATTAACTGTTGCCCACACCACGAAACAGTCAACTTTACATGCTCTGAAGGAACGATATCGAGTCTACTTCTTGGACAATGCCCTCAGAGAAACAATCATAATTGAGTTTGTTGTCCAAAAAAATGTGTGACAACGATTCAGACAATA contains:
- the LOC112558299 gene encoding rRNA methyltransferase 2, mitochondrial-like, which codes for MASLERVRHLGVGIKMVATTVFRCSFHSSCVHRKTKLNNLKGKSTSSQEWLKRQLNDPYVKRAKTENYRCRSAFKLIEIDDKYHLLQPGLAVIDCGASPGSWTQVAVERVCYDASKNGYKGEGLVIGIDLQHMLPIEGAYVLHQSDFTSKETQQTILTILNGRQADVVMSDMAPSASGQKSLDHDIIVDLCYSVLLFSRRVLKPGGHVLCKLWQGSELRKLELTMGKLFENVKVVKPSASRQDSSEIFLLGRNFVGKAER